From the Megachile rotundata isolate GNS110a unplaced genomic scaffold, iyMegRotu1 scaffold0057, whole genome shotgun sequence genome, one window contains:
- the LOC143266160 gene encoding uncharacterized protein LOC143266160: MDGIREGIQKMEIITNGKTGRKEERRERNEEETEVKEEKTEKKEETERKEEGGKSEEGRGLSGSKIRKIVKRLLRYEQRNRNHSYWGRGRGGGWQRGGRGGGWERGGRGGRWQRGGRGGGLQRGGRGGGWQRDGRNRRWQRGGRSDEMNKNYFIINQWRK; this comes from the exons ATGGACGGCATACGAGAAGGTATTCAAAAA atGGAAATAATTACGAATGGAAAAACAGGAAGGAAGGAGGAgagaagagaaagaaatgaaGAAGAAACAGAAGTAAAGGAGGAGAAAACAGAAAAGAAGGAAGAAACGGAAAGGAAAGAGGAAGGAGGAAAAAGCGAAGAGGGTCGAGGACTTTCCGGTAGCAAA attcGAAAAATAGTAAAGCGACTGCTCCGTTACGAGCAAAGAAATAGAAACCATAGCTACTGGGGTCGAGGCCGTGGCGGAGGATGGCAAAGAGGCGGCCGCGGCGGAGGATGGGAAAGAGGCGGCCGCGGCGGAAGATGGCAAAGAGGCGGCCGCGGTGGAGGATTGCAAAGAGGCGGCCGCGGCGGTGGATGGCAAAGAGACGGCCGCAACAGAAGATGGCAAAGAGGCGGTCGAAGTGACGAAATGAATAAAAACTACTTTATAATCAACCAAtggagaaaataa